CCCCCCAGACGAGGTAATAATTGGAGATCGGGCTTGCAAACGTATAGCCGCCCACGGAGAAACTGGGTATCCCCACGAGGCCCGACGGGCCGCCCGTCACGCTCGAGAGCCCCACGGCGACCGAATCCACCAGGAGCCCGAAGGCGAGGGTGGCCAAGGCGAGGTACAGGCCGCGCAGGCGGGCGGTCACCAAAGACAGCACCAGGGCCACGGTCAGCGACAACGCGATCCCCGCGCCCGTGGCGGCCAGAGGCGCGAGTCCATAACGGGTGGCGAGAATGGCGGCGGTGTAGCCGCCCACCGCCATGAACCCGGCGTGGCCGAGGCTGACCAGACCGGCATATCCCATGAGCAGATCGAGGCCGAGCACGCCGATGAAGAGGATGCCGGTAATCACCACCGACCCCGTCAGGCCCGTGCGGCCCAGGAGGAGGGGGAGCACACCCACGGTGATGGCCCCGAGAAGAGCGAGCGCCCACGCCGCCGGCCCCTTGATGCGGACGGCAGAGCCCGTGGAGTGCGCGATGAACTCGCGCACGTCCTCACGTCGAGCCGCGCTGCTTCCCAGGATGCCTCCGGGCCGCCAGATCAGGACGGCGAGCAACAACACAAGCGTCAGCGTATTGCTGAACAGCGAGGAGACGTAGCCGGCCGTCAGTTGCTGCACCAGCCCGAGCCCTAACCCACCCACGATGGCGCCGAAAAACGACCCCATGCCTCCCAGGGCGAAGGCGATGAATCCGGAGTTGGTAAAGAACCTTCCCGTGTCGAACTCGATGGAGGTGATCGGCCCCAGGACTTCGCCGCCGATGGCGCCGATCGCCGCTCCGACGGCGAAGGAAAACAAGGTCATGCGGGACACATGCACCCCCATCAGGCTCGCCGCCAGGGGGTTCTCAGCGCAGGCGCGCAGGGCTTTCCCAAAGATGGTCCGCGTCAGGATATACCAGAGGACCACGACGATCGCGGCCGTCACGCCGATGATCCAGAACCCTTGCGTGGGGATGCGCACACCCGCGACGGCCACGGGACGCTCCCCCGAAAACGTGGGGATCGAGTACGGTTGACTCCCCCAGATGATGAGGCTCGCGCCCTCGAAGAGCGTGAGGAGCCCGACCATCAGGATGAGCATTCCGCTGATCGGCAACCGATGCAGCGCAGGGCGGATGACGAGACGTTCCATCGCGGCCCCCACCGCGGCCGCAATCGCCGTCGACCCCACGATCGCGTAGGCGAGGGGCCAGTGGAAGCGCGTCTCGAGAGAATACAGCGTAAGGGCGCCCAACACGACGAACGCGCCCTGGGCCAGGTTCGGGACGCCCATGACGCTGTAGACGAGGGTGAACCCGACGGCGACCAGCGCGAAGACGCTGCCGGCGAGAAACCCGCCTACCGCGATCTCGACAGCCTCGCGCATCCGCGCAACCCGGTCGGCGTGCGCGCCGAGAGGTGGGCTCCCCCTACTTCGCGGGCGCGCCGCCCGGACCGCTCACGGGATCCCAGGCTTGCTTGGCGGGATTCCACCGCGTCACGATCGCATCCCTGAGATTCAGTCCTCTCTGCGGGCTCGTCTTGAAATCATAGATGCCGTTAATGCCGGCGATCCCCCTGAGGTGCACGAGGTAGTCGCGGATCTGCGTCGCGGTCGCCGCAGGGCCCAGGTGCCGCAGCGCCTCGATGACGAGCACGGCCGGGTCCCACGCGATGGACGCTCCGAGGTCGGGCTTGAGGTTGGCGGCGTGAAACGCATCGAAAAAGACCTTCTGGGCCTGCTTCACGCGACCGGGCTGGAGCGTCTCGTACGCGGGCCACGTGCTTGTGGGGATGTACAGCTCCTGGGGCAGGAACGCCGCGTACTGCTGCATCTGCGCGTATGTCTGGTTGCCGTTCGTGGTGAAGACGGGAATGTTGAGCCCGCCCTGGGCGATTCCCTTGAACACCGTCCCGATCGGCGCCCCCGTGCTCCACGCGATCAGGGTCTGCGGCTGCGCAGCCGCGATCCGCGCAATTTGGGCGGCTACGCTGACATCCTGCGTGTTGAAGTGCTCCCGGGCCACCACCTGCACGCCTTGATTCTGCGGCAGCGCCACCGCGGCATTGATCCCTTCCTCCGCGTCCTGACCCGTGGCGTCCGTGGACGTCAGGATGGCGAGGCGCGTCCATCCCTTCCCCCGCAAGAATGTGATGCTGGCCTGGGCCAAGTCTCGCGTGGAAACGCTGGAGGTAAAGACGTAGCCCCCCTCGTCGGGGTGGATGCCGGGCGAGAAGCAGTACATCACCGGACCGTCCTTCATCAGGGGGGCCATCGCCCTGCAGATGGCCACGAGCGTGGACCCCAGGATCACCGGGACTCGCTTGGCCATCACCTGATTGGCGAGCTGGACGGCCAACTGGGGACTCGTTTGATCGTCCTGGATCACGAAGCGGATCGGGCGTCCCTGGATCCCGCCCTGGTCGTTCGCGAAGCGCTCCAGGATCTGCAGCGCTTGGCTCTCGGGCCCCCCCAGGAAGGCTGCGCCACCCGTGAGGGGGAGAATGGCGTTGATCTCGAACGGCGCGCCGGACAGGGGCGCGCCGTGGGCGGCCAGGACACCGACGAGCACCACGGCCAGCGCAAGCGCCGCCGCGTTCGACCATCTCCGCGATGACCCTGCCATACGCTCATCCATTCCCACGCGCATCACCTCGCTCGATCAGGATTCCCGAATGTGCGGTGCTCCTCCTCTCCTTGCGCGTGCCTGGCGTCCCCCAGAAGGGTTTCCTAGTGAGCCGCCGTAGAGGCTTGGCATGGACGCGCGCCACCGAGCCGACCACGTGGGCAGTTTCCTGCGGCCGCCCGAACTCCTCGAGGCGAGGCGGGGCGCCGCGGCGGATCCCGAGCGCCTCCGGGCGATCGAGGACCGTCACATCCAGCGCATCCTCGCCAAGCAGCAGGAGCTGGGGTTTGACGTCTTCACGGACGGGGAGCTGCGCCGGCGCCACTTCATGAGCGACTTCACGGATGCGGTGGAAGGCTTCGACCAGGGGGACGCGGTGGCCATGCCCTGGCAGGCCGGGACCGCCGCGGACGCGCCGGTCGGCAGCGTGTCCGGCATTGTCACCGAAAGGCTGCGGCAGGTCCGGCGCCTGACCGCGCATGAAGTTCCGTTTCTCCGGGCACACTGCCCGGGGACGATCAAGATGACCCTCCCGAGCGCCACCCAGTTCCCCGCGATCGCGTACAAACGAGGAGTGACCGACAAGTTCTATCCGGACCACTCCGCCCTCCTCAGGGGCATCGTCAGGATCATCAAGGCCGAGGTGGAGGCGCTCGTCGCAGACGGTGTGCACTATGTCCAGATCGACGCCCCCCGCTACAGCTATTACGTCGACCCGAAATGGCGCGACCACATCCAGGCCGAGACGGGGTTGGAGCCGGATGCTGCGCTGGAGGAGGCGATCCGGGCGGACAACGCCTGCTTGGAGAGCGTCCGCGGCGCGAAGGCGACACTGGCGATGCACCTCTGCCGCGGCAACAGGCGCGGCCACTGGTTCGCTGAGGGCGGCTACGATCCGATCGCCGAGAAGCTGTTCGGCACGCTCCAGGTCGACCGCTTCCTGCTGGAGTACGACGACGAGCGCTCGGGCACGTTCGAGCCGCTCCGGTTCGTTCCCCGGGGCAAGACCGTGGTCCTCGGGTTGGTCAGCAGCAAGCGGCCCCAGCTCGAGTCCAAGCGCGAGCTGCTCCGCCGGATCGAGGAGGCGTCGCGGTACGTGCCGCTGGAGAACCTGGCGCTCAGCCCTCAGTGCGGGTTCGGCACCACGATGGAGGGGAGCCCTCTGTCCGAAGGCGACCAGTGGGCCAAGCTTCGTCTCGTCGCCGAGACCGCGCGGGAGATGTGGCGATAGGGAGGGGCCTCAGATCTTCCACTGGGACGTGGTGCTCGAAGCGAACAGCGCGGCCGGGGTCAGCCGGCGTGCGGACAGGCCCTGCTCGAAGTGGTAGCGCAGAAACACCTCCAAGGTCTGGGCGTTCTCATCAAGTCCATACGACCAAAAGTCCCTGCCCATGAGCGCCTTCGCCTGCTCGGCGTTCCAGGTCAGGGACGGCAGGCTGACGCTGAGCGCGTTTGGATCGCTCAACGCCGCCACCGCGATGTCCTTCGCGGCCGAGAAGGCTTTGTAGATGCTGGCCGGGAGCCAAGGGTGACGGGCCGCCAGTGCCGTCTTGATGCCGACGATGTGCATGATCGGGAAGATTCCGGTACGGCGGTAATACTCTTCCTCGTCCACGCCAAAATTGGTGAAGAGGCGACCGACCTGCGGAACGCCGCGGGTGAAACATGACGGCGCGCGCGGCGCAATGAGCGCGTCGAGCTCGCCCGCTTCCAGCATTCCCGACAACGTCTTGCCTTCCGGGGCCGCTTCCAGGGAAACGCCGTCGGGCACGGTGAAGTGCACCTTCTCGACGCGGCCCGGCATCTCCATTCCCCCGGATACCCAACGGAGGTCTCGCGGCGCCACCCCATGGTCGTCCTGCAGCAGTCCGCGGACCCAGACCGCAGCCGTCTGCTGGTACTCGGGAATCCCGACCCGGCGGCCGCGTAGATCCTCGGGCCGGTTAATGTCGCGGTCCGTCCGCACGTAGACCGCCGAATGCCGGAACGTGCGTGAAATGAACACCGGAATGGCGACGTATGGACAATCGCCCTTCGACCGGCGGATGGTATAGCTGCTCAAAGACAACTCGGAGACGTCGAACTCCTCGTGCACGAACGCTCTGAAGAAGATCTCCTCGGGAGGCTGCGGCAGGAATGTCGGATCGCATCCTTCGATGAGCACCCGGCCGTCAAAGAGCGGCCGCGTTCGGTCGTAGTCTCCACAGGCGACCACCAGAGGAAGGGACGCTCCCATCAGGGCGAAGGCTCCTGGCCGGTGTGCGTTGCCGGCCTTATTCGCGCCGGGCAACCGGTCCTCCCCCGACCGGATGCCCCGCGGTCCCCGGGGCGATGAACAGAAAGAACACAGATCCGAGAACGGCGAACGCTTGCCTCATGCAACCTCCGCGATGCGTTCGGGCGCTTGTGGGAGCGTGACGTGAGGGACGATCCCAACCCATGGAAGAGGCGGCCATTCACAAGGTTTTCACAACATCTTTACAAGTCCTTCGGAATCTATTCACGGGCCGTCCCTACCATAGAACGCAGTATGGGTACGCTGGATTTGGCATTGGACAGATCAAGGAGGGCTCTGATGAAACACATGGTGTCCTGGGCAGTACTTCTGATAGTGGCGATTTCGGGTTCCGCTGCGTTGGGGGCGACGCCCCCGACCATGTCCACGATGGGCACGATCGCCGCGATTACGGG
This is a stretch of genomic DNA from bacterium. It encodes these proteins:
- a CDS encoding ABC transporter permease — its product is MREAVEIAVGGFLAGSVFALVAVGFTLVYSVMGVPNLAQGAFVVLGALTLYSLETRFHWPLAYAIVGSTAIAAAVGAAMERLVIRPALHRLPISGMLILMVGLLTLFEGASLIIWGSQPYSIPTFSGERPVAVAGVRIPTQGFWIIGVTAAIVVVLWYILTRTIFGKALRACAENPLAASLMGVHVSRMTLFSFAVGAAIGAIGGEVLGPITSIEFDTGRFFTNSGFIAFALGGMGSFFGAIVGGLGLGLVQQLTAGYVSSLFSNTLTLVLLLAVLIWRPGGILGSSAARREDVREFIAHSTGSAVRIKGPAAWALALLGAITVGVLPLLLGRTGLTGSVVITGILFIGVLGLDLLMGYAGLVSLGHAGFMAVGGYTAAILATRYGLAPLAATGAGIALSLTVALVLSLVTARLRGLYLALATLAFGLLVDSVAVGLSSVTGGPSGLVGIPSFSVGGYTFASPISNYYLVWGVAGALVIVLANLARSGYGRALRATRADQTAARALGIQVPRYKVSVFLLSAALASLAGSLYAFYFHFLSPEMVSTSRSLEMITMLVLGGEGTLIGPLVGVALLTLLPAAFQPLSIYKTLAEGVLLVLILLYLPGGIFGGALSALQRLGRVIPRGPAVETAGRI
- a CDS encoding ABC transporter substrate-binding protein encodes the protein MAGSSRRWSNAAALALAVVLVGVLAAHGAPLSGAPFEINAILPLTGGAAFLGGPESQALQILERFANDQGGIQGRPIRFVIQDDQTSPQLAVQLANQVMAKRVPVILGSTLVAICRAMAPLMKDGPVMYCFSPGIHPDEGGYVFTSSVSTRDLAQASITFLRGKGWTRLAILTSTDATGQDAEEGINAAVALPQNQGVQVVAREHFNTQDVSVAAQIARIAAAQPQTLIAWSTGAPIGTVFKGIAQGGLNIPVFTTNGNQTYAQMQQYAAFLPQELYIPTSTWPAYETLQPGRVKQAQKVFFDAFHAANLKPDLGASIAWDPAVLVIEALRHLGPAATATQIRDYLVHLRGIAGINGIYDFKTSPQRGLNLRDAIVTRWNPAKQAWDPVSGPGGAPAK
- a CDS encoding cobalamin-independent methionine synthase II family protein; this translates as MDARHRADHVGSFLRPPELLEARRGAAADPERLRAIEDRHIQRILAKQQELGFDVFTDGELRRRHFMSDFTDAVEGFDQGDAVAMPWQAGTAADAPVGSVSGIVTERLRQVRRLTAHEVPFLRAHCPGTIKMTLPSATQFPAIAYKRGVTDKFYPDHSALLRGIVRIIKAEVEALVADGVHYVQIDAPRYSYYVDPKWRDHIQAETGLEPDAALEEAIRADNACLESVRGAKATLAMHLCRGNRRGHWFAEGGYDPIAEKLFGTLQVDRFLLEYDDERSGTFEPLRFVPRGKTVVLGLVSSKRPQLESKRELLRRIEEASRYVPLENLALSPQCGFGTTMEGSPLSEGDQWAKLRLVAETAREMWR
- a CDS encoding ABC transporter substrate-binding protein; its protein translation is MGASLPLVVACGDYDRTRPLFDGRVLIEGCDPTFLPQPPEEIFFRAFVHEEFDVSELSLSSYTIRRSKGDCPYVAIPVFISRTFRHSAVYVRTDRDINRPEDLRGRRVGIPEYQQTAAVWVRGLLQDDHGVAPRDLRWVSGGMEMPGRVEKVHFTVPDGVSLEAAPEGKTLSGMLEAGELDALIAPRAPSCFTRGVPQVGRLFTNFGVDEEEYYRRTGIFPIMHIVGIKTALAARHPWLPASIYKAFSAAKDIAVAALSDPNALSVSLPSLTWNAEQAKALMGRDFWSYGLDENAQTLEVFLRYHFEQGLSARRLTPAALFASSTTSQWKI